A genomic region of Mus musculus strain C57BL/6J chromosome 7, GRCm38.p6 C57BL/6J contains the following coding sequences:
- the Nop53 gene encoding ribosome biogenesis protein NOP53: MAAGGNRDGEKRGSRSQADSGFLGLRPTSVDPALRRRRRGPRNKKRGWRRLAEEPLGLEVDQFLEDVRLQERTTGGLLAEAPNEKLFFVDTGFKRKEPRKKRTLVQKKSQRLQKPLRVDLALENHSKIPAPKDILAHQVPNAKKLRRKEELWEKLAKQGELPRDVRKAQARLLSPPTPKAKPGPQDIIERPFYDLWNPDNPLDTPLIGQDAFFLEQTKKKGVRRPQRLHIKPSQVPAVEVIPAGASYNPTFEDHQALLREAHEVELQREKEAEKLERQLALPTSEQAATQESVFREMCEGLLEESDGEDEHEAGRAGQPEAGDGTTEISPTGAAGPEKRMEKKTEQQRRREKAARKLRVQQAALRAARLQHQELFRLRGIKAQVARRLAELARRREQRRIRRLAEADKPRRLGRLKYQAPDIDVQLSSELSGSLRTLKPEGHILRDRFKSFQKRNMIEPRERAKFKRKYKVKLVEKRAYREIQL, translated from the exons ATGGCTGCGGGTGGTAACAGGGACGGTGAGAAGCGCGGCTCGAGAAGCCAGGCGGACTCTGGCTTCCTGGGGCTGCGGCCGACCTCGGTGGATCCCGCTctgaggcggcggcggcggggcccCAGAAACAAGAAGCGCGGCTGGAGGAGGCTCGCCGAGGAGCCGCTGGGGTTAGAGGTCGACCAGTTCCTGGAAGACGTCCGGCTACAGGAGCGCACGACCGG TGGCTTGTTGGCAGAGGCCCCAAACGAAAAGCTCTTCTTCGTGGACACAGGATTCAAGAGAAAAG AACCAAGAAAGAAGAGGACCTTGGTCCAGAAGAAGTCACAGCGTCTCCAGAAACCCTTACGGGTTGACCTTGCCCTTGAGAATCATTCTAAGATCCCTGCTCCCAAAGA CATCCTCGCACATCAGGTCCCTAATGCCAAGAAGCTCAGGCGAAAGGAGGAGTTATGGGAGAAACTGGCAAAGCAGGGCGAACTGCCCAGGGATGTGCGCAAGGCACAGGCCCGACTCCTTAGCCCTCCCACACCAAAGGCCAAACCTGGGCCCCAGGACATCATTGAGCGACCCTTCTATGACCTCTGGAACCCAGACA ACCCTCTGGACACGCCTTTGATTGGTCAGGATGCATTTTTTCTGGAACAGACCAAGAAGAAAGGCGTGAGG CGGCCACAACGCCTCcacatcaagccttcccaggtgCCTGCAGTGGAGGTGATTCCTGCAGGAGCCTCCTACAACCCAACCTTTGAAGATCACCAG GCCCTGCTTCGAGAGGCCCATGAGGTGGAGCTGCAGCGTGAGAAAGAGGCAGAAAAGCTGGAGCGACAGCTGGCCCTGCCCACCTCAGAGCAAGCTGCCACCCAG GAGTCCGTGTTTCGGGAGATGTGTGAGGGCCTGCTGGAGGAGTCTGATGGTGAGGATGAGCATGAGGCAGGCCGTGCCGGGCAGCCAGAGGCTGGTGATGGGACCACCGAGATCTCACCCACTGGTGCTGCTGGTCCTGAGAAGAGGATGGAGAAGAAGACGGAGCAGCAGCGGCGGCGGGAGAAAGCTGCTCGCAAGCTG CGGGTGCAGCAGGCTGCACTGAGGGCAGCCCGGCTTCAGCACCAAGAACTTTTCAGGCTGCGTGGGATCAAGGCCCAGGTGGCCCGAAGGCTGGCAGAACTGGCACGCCGGAGGGAGCAGCGGCGCATACGGCGACTGGCAGAGGCTGACAAGCCCCGAAGGCTGGGACGGCTCAA GTACCAGGCTCCTGACATTGATGTGCAGCTCAGCTCTGAGTTGTCTGGCTCACTCAGGACACTGAAG CCAGAAGGTCACATTCTCCGAGACAGGTTCAAGAGCTTCCAGAAGAGAAATATGATTGAGCCCCGAGAACGAGCCAA GTTCAAGCGCAAATACAAAGTGAAGCTGGTGGAGAAGCGGGCCTACCGTGAGATTCA GTTGTAG